Proteins encoded together in one Triticum dicoccoides isolate Atlit2015 ecotype Zavitan chromosome 7B, WEW_v2.0, whole genome shotgun sequence window:
- the LOC119338415 gene encoding uncharacterized protein LOC119338415: MEAEAAERGRKERVPAVGHAGVEMEVGAGAEVEEATEDGEIGGEGSEAEEEGEGDGTGWEDDGAFEGKGSRPLVSAGSRGSWRGRGGRGRGGFHHRAWYGDRNLPHHKLDIFSIPGVYGGAIILCNHVTKLESFKQKLFALPDYATSFIRKIRAGMLLFVFEREEKKLSGVFEATSDGALNILPNAFRSSRKPRPAQVRFRRVWFCKPMTEAEFSDEIKGLQPQMSFFGISYQQVLNLVHLFSSKRISLEPYKKPKSRVISDYNVSLARAGLESSLHTGGNAFPNRSSSMLCNNRISAPHSPFMYGKQNAKHAAYNHESSLHPHIKSVIFKAPDIKAQDLEPNADFIPLDLDDYKSDSDAVPSDLLGPAGLYLALPGSIINEDQDPEPFNVKHNEVDMYPAPVLSQSFHSLCETSQNSAIAHFMKERQSSMQGRGCKRMSTLQFDGHSHLPSPRSSTIAKKVSFSFDGDEISVTSDKALNRPALAELKQNREAVTKERKQQVSYSVQGTQSKSGDDSKKRSKLMSLSFAERVASLHVKSCFGNSQSLLMQSSKLSCTLLPNEE, encoded by the exons atggaggcggaggcggcggagagggggCGGAAGGAGCGAGTTCCGGCCGTGGGTCACGCCGGGGTGGAGATGGAGGTGGGTGCGGGTGCGGAGGTGGAGGAGGCGACAGAGGACGGGGAGATCGGCGGAGAAGGCTCGGaagcggaggaggagggggagggggacggGACCGGGTGGGAGGACGACGGCGCGTTCGAGGGGAAGGGGTCGAGGCCGCTGGTCTCGGCGGGGAGCCGCGGGTCCTGGAGGGGGAGGGGCGGGAGGGGCAGAGGAGGGTTTCACCACCGCGCTTGGTACGGCGACAG GAATCTGCCACACCACAAATTGGACATATTCAGCATACCTGGTGTATATGGTGGTGCTATTATCCTCTGCAATCATGTGACTAAGCTGGAGAGCTTCAAGCAGAAACTTTTTGCCCTTCCTGATTATGCTACATCATTTATAAGGAAGATCAGAGCTGGTATGCTTCTCTTTGTGTTTGAGCGTGAGGAGAAAAAACTGTCTGGTGTGTTTGAGGCAACTTCAGATGGAGCACTGAATATCCTTCCTAATGCATTTCGTTCATCACGGAAGCCCAGACCAGCCCAG GTACGTTTCAGAAGAGTTTGGTTCTGTAAGCCCATGACGGAAGCTGAATTTTCTGATGAAATCAAAGGACTTCAACCCCAAATGTCTTTCTTTGGTATATCATACCAGCAG GTTTTAAATCTTGTACACCTGTTTTCTTCAAAGAGGATCAGTCTGGAGCCTTACAAGAAACCAAAATCAAGAGTTATATCGGATTACAATGTCTCGCTGGCTCGTGCTGGACTAGAGTCCAGTTTACACACTGGTGGCAATGCCTTCCCTAACCGTTCATCTTCTATGCTATGCAACAACAGAATCTCGGCACCACACAGTCCCTTCATGTATGGCAAACAAAATGCCAAGCATGCTGCTTATAACCATGAATCTTCTTTGCACCCTCATATTAAGTCTGTGATCTTCAAAGCGCCGGATATCAAAGCGCAAGACTTGGAACCAAATGCTGATTTTATACCACTTGATCTAGATGATTATAAGTCTGACAGTGATGCAGTCCCTTCAGATCTACTGGGACCTGCAGGCTTATATTTAGCATTGCCAGGCAGCATCATCAATGAAGATCAAGATCCTGAACCTTTCAATGTCAAGCACAATGAGGTTGACATGTATCCTGCACCTGTGCTGAGCCAAAGCTTCCATTCTCTATGCGAAACAAGTCAAAACAGTGCCATTGCTCATTTCATGAAAGAGAGGCAATCAAGCATGCAGGGCAGGGGGTGCAAACGCATGTCAACCCTCCAGTTTGATGGACACTCACATCTCCCATCCCCAAGGAGTTCCACTATAGCAAAGAAGGTGTCATTTAGCTTTGATGGTGATGAAATTTCGGTTACCTCTGATAAAGCATTGAACAGACCTGCACTTGCTGAACTCAAACAAAACAGAGAAGCAGTTACCAAAGAAAGAAAGCAACAGGTCAGTTACTCGGTTCAGGGCACACAAAGCAAGAGTGGAGATGATTCGAAAAAGAGGAGTAAGCTGATGAGCCTTTCCTTCGCAGAAAGAGTTGCTAGTCTACATGTCAAGAGCTGCTTCGGCAATAGCCAGTCACTGCTGATGCAGTCAAGCAAGCTGTCCTGCACACTTCTGCCCAATGAGGAATGA